The following proteins come from a genomic window of Achromobacter sp. AONIH1:
- the eno gene encoding phosphopyruvate hydratase produces the protein MSAIVDIIGREILDSRGNPTVECDVLLESGAMGRAAVPSGASTGAREAIELRDGDKSRYLGKGVLRAVENLNTEISEALMGLDAQEQTFVDRTLIELDGTESKERLGANALLAASMAVARAAADESGLSLYRYFGGSGPMSMPVPMMNVINGGAHANNTLDLQELMILPVGAGSFREALRWGAEVFHMLKKLIHGQGMSTAVGDEGGFAPNVASHEAAIQLILKAITEAGYEPGTQIALGLDCASSEFYRDGKYTLAGEGGISLSSQEFANLLATWCDKYPIISIEDGMAENDWDGWKLLTDQLGKKVQLVGDDLFVTNTKILREGIQKGVANSILIKINQIGTLTETFAAIEMAKRAGYTAVVSHRSGETEDSTIADIAVATNAMQIKTGSLSRSDRMAKYNQLLRIEEELAEVASYPGLEAFYNLR, from the coding sequence ATGAGTGCAATCGTCGACATCATCGGCCGCGAAATCCTCGATTCGCGCGGCAACCCCACCGTGGAATGCGATGTGCTGCTGGAATCCGGCGCCATGGGCCGCGCGGCCGTGCCGTCGGGCGCGTCCACCGGCGCCCGCGAGGCCATCGAGCTGCGCGACGGCGACAAGAGCCGCTACCTGGGCAAGGGCGTGCTGCGCGCCGTCGAGAACCTCAACACCGAGATCTCCGAAGCGCTGATGGGCCTGGACGCGCAGGAGCAGACCTTCGTCGATCGCACCCTGATCGAGCTGGACGGCACCGAGTCCAAGGAACGCCTGGGCGCCAACGCGCTGCTGGCCGCCTCGATGGCCGTGGCCCGCGCCGCCGCCGACGAGTCCGGCCTGTCGCTGTACCGCTACTTCGGCGGCAGCGGCCCCATGAGCATGCCCGTGCCGATGATGAACGTCATCAACGGCGGCGCGCACGCCAACAACACGCTGGACCTGCAGGAATTGATGATCCTGCCGGTGGGCGCGGGCAGCTTCCGTGAAGCCCTGCGCTGGGGCGCCGAAGTCTTCCACATGCTCAAGAAGCTGATCCACGGCCAGGGCATGTCCACCGCCGTGGGCGACGAGGGCGGTTTCGCCCCCAACGTGGCCAGCCACGAAGCCGCGATCCAGCTGATCCTGAAGGCCATCACCGAAGCCGGCTACGAGCCGGGCACGCAGATCGCCCTGGGCCTGGACTGCGCCAGCTCCGAGTTCTACCGCGACGGCAAGTACACGCTGGCCGGCGAAGGCGGCATCTCGCTGTCCTCGCAGGAATTCGCCAACCTGCTGGCGACCTGGTGCGACAAGTACCCGATCATCTCGATCGAGGACGGCATGGCCGAAAACGACTGGGACGGCTGGAAGCTCCTGACCGACCAGCTCGGCAAGAAGGTGCAGCTGGTGGGCGACGACCTGTTCGTCACCAACACCAAGATCCTGCGCGAAGGCATCCAGAAGGGCGTGGCCAACTCGATCCTCATCAAGATCAACCAGATCGGCACGCTGACCGAGACCTTCGCCGCCATCGAAATGGCCAAGCGCGCCGGCTACACCGCCGTCGTGTCGCACCGTTCGGGCGAAACCGAGGACTCGACCATCGCCGACATCGCGGTGGCCACCAACGCCATGCAGATCAAGACCGGTTCGCTGTCGCGTTCCGACCGCATGGCCAAGTACAACCAGCTGCTGCGCATCGAGGAAGAGCTGGCTGAAGTGGCCTCCTACCCTGGCCTGGAAGCTTTCTACAACTTGCGCTAA
- the ftsB gene encoding cell division protein FtsB, protein MRLLFLVLFVLLGLIQYPLWMGKGGWFKVWDLQRQVAAQKETNEGLRARNAALEAEVRDLDGGTGAVEERARGELGMMREGEVFVHILPQNATPPAGGASLATEAVAKPAATPARAGSGAPARPAAGAAASQGRPAASQSGSGARH, encoded by the coding sequence ATGCGCCTGCTGTTCCTGGTGCTGTTCGTGCTGCTAGGCCTGATCCAATACCCGTTGTGGATGGGTAAGGGCGGCTGGTTCAAGGTCTGGGATCTGCAACGCCAGGTGGCGGCGCAGAAAGAGACCAACGAAGGCCTGCGCGCGCGCAATGCGGCGCTGGAAGCCGAAGTGCGCGACCTGGATGGGGGCACCGGCGCTGTCGAGGAACGTGCGCGCGGCGAGCTGGGCATGATGCGGGAAGGCGAGGTCTTCGTGCATATCCTGCCGCAGAACGCCACGCCGCCGGCGGGCGGCGCATCGCTGGCCACCGAGGCGGTCGCCAAGCCCGCCGCCACGCCGGCCCGCGCCGGCTCGGGCGCGCCGGCCAGGCCGGCTGCCGGCGCGGCAGCGTCGCAGGGCAGGCCCGCCGCCAGCCAATCTGGTTCGGGCGCGCGTCACTGA
- a CDS encoding pilus assembly protein, with protein sequence MLLPATLLAAEAATWQTVRQTVQLALMEAARAGAVSHAAPATMKAVFVQALRPLHGGDASRQARALREAALLADAHPWRIEVLRPDARDFRLHARPGLRIAPAPGLPAIDNDYQDLQHARRAPGQATDIFQANTLSLRLTYLHKPLSAPLRALLVALARGAQTPPARQGAAFTPGLAADDARGYAGQALARGLLPIVVELDMEMHSHPADWSRLRPWPEGMVSGACRRLRCG encoded by the coding sequence GTGCTGCTGCCCGCCACCCTGCTGGCGGCCGAAGCCGCAACGTGGCAGACGGTGCGCCAGACCGTCCAGCTGGCGCTGATGGAAGCGGCCCGCGCGGGCGCGGTGTCGCATGCCGCACCGGCGACGATGAAAGCGGTTTTCGTCCAGGCGCTGCGACCGCTACATGGCGGCGACGCGTCGCGTCAGGCGCGCGCCCTGCGCGAGGCGGCGCTGTTGGCGGACGCGCATCCGTGGCGCATCGAGGTGCTGCGCCCCGACGCCCGCGACTTCCGCCTGCACGCCAGGCCGGGGCTTCGAATCGCCCCGGCGCCGGGCCTGCCAGCCATCGACAACGACTACCAGGATCTGCAACACGCGCGCCGCGCGCCGGGCCAGGCAACGGACATCTTCCAGGCCAATACGCTGTCCTTGCGGCTGACCTATCTGCACAAGCCGCTGTCCGCGCCGCTGCGGGCGCTGCTGGTCGCGCTGGCGCGTGGCGCGCAGACGCCGCCAGCACGCCAGGGCGCGGCTTTCACTCCTGGCCTGGCGGCCGACGACGCGCGCGGCTACGCCGGCCAGGCGCTGGCGCGCGGCCTGCTGCCGATCGTGGTGGAACTGGACATGGAGATGCACTCGCATCCGGCCGATTGGTCGCGCTTGCGACCATGGCCCGAGGGCATGGTGTCGGGAGCCTGCCGCAGGCTGCGCTGCGGATGA
- the hslO gene encoding Hsp33 family molecular chaperone HslO has translation MTDQLKKYLFEDRSVRVQAVRLTDTWKAVRANHEYPPAITHLLGELVAASTLLAANIKFDGSLVLQIQGDGPIALLVVECRSDLSLRATVKMREGHDVPVDGNMQSLLNPGGNGRFIVVLDPQRKAPGQQAYQGIVPLEGDTVAEALQHYMKASEQLDTQLWLAADDEHAAGLLIQRLPVHGGEQAPLLSEQAAAETWERAGTLAATLKRDELLQVEIDTLIHRLYWEETLVAFDPLPVSWHCPCTRERVANMLRSLGEAEVQDIVAEHGQADVTCDFCGKPYRFDAVDCAALFTPATPAADSESPTVH, from the coding sequence ATGACCGATCAGCTCAAAAAATATCTCTTCGAAGACCGCAGCGTGCGCGTCCAGGCCGTGCGCCTGACCGACACCTGGAAGGCCGTCCGCGCCAATCACGAATATCCGCCCGCCATCACCCACCTGTTGGGCGAACTGGTGGCCGCGTCCACGCTGCTGGCCGCCAACATCAAGTTCGACGGCTCGCTGGTGCTGCAGATCCAGGGCGACGGCCCGATCGCGCTGCTGGTGGTGGAGTGCCGCTCCGACCTGAGCCTGCGCGCCACCGTCAAGATGCGCGAAGGCCATGACGTGCCGGTCGACGGCAACATGCAGAGCCTGCTCAACCCCGGCGGCAACGGCCGCTTCATCGTGGTGCTGGATCCGCAGCGCAAGGCGCCCGGCCAGCAGGCCTACCAGGGCATCGTGCCGCTGGAAGGCGACACCGTGGCCGAGGCGCTGCAACACTACATGAAGGCGTCCGAGCAGCTGGACACCCAGCTCTGGCTGGCCGCCGACGACGAGCACGCCGCCGGCCTGCTGATCCAGCGCCTGCCGGTGCACGGCGGCGAACAGGCGCCGCTGCTCAGCGAGCAGGCCGCCGCCGAGACCTGGGAACGCGCCGGCACGCTGGCCGCCACGCTCAAGCGCGACGAACTGCTGCAGGTCGAGATCGACACGCTGATCCATCGCCTGTACTGGGAAGAAACGCTGGTGGCGTTCGATCCCCTGCCGGTCAGCTGGCACTGTCCCTGCACCCGCGAGCGCGTGGCCAACATGCTGCGCTCGCTGGGCGAAGCCGAGGTGCAGGACATCGTGGCCGAGCACGGCCAGGCCGACGTGACCTGCGATTTCTGCGGCAAGCCGTATCGCTTCGACGCCGTGGACTGCGCCGCGCTGTTCACGCCGGCCACGCCCGCCGCCGACAGCGAGTCGCCCACCGTCCACTGA
- a CDS encoding gamma carbonic anhydrase family protein, producing the protein MPLYQLDDLIPRIDPSAYVADSADIIGNVTLEAGVSIWSHVSIRGDNDAILIRRGTNIQEGSVLHVDEGCPMEIGPNVTVGHQAMLHGCTIHEGALVGMQAIVLNNAVIGRNCLIGAGAIIPEDRVIPDNSLVIGIGKIVRELSPEEIAGLHKNTAHYVARGQHYRTALKRIG; encoded by the coding sequence ATGCCGCTGTACCAGCTCGACGACCTGATCCCCCGTATCGACCCCTCGGCCTACGTGGCCGACAGCGCCGACATCATCGGCAACGTGACGCTGGAGGCCGGCGTCAGCATCTGGTCGCACGTCTCCATCCGGGGCGACAACGACGCCATCCTGATCCGCCGGGGCACCAACATCCAGGAGGGCAGCGTGCTGCACGTGGATGAAGGCTGTCCCATGGAGATCGGCCCGAACGTCACCGTGGGCCACCAGGCCATGCTGCATGGCTGCACCATCCACGAAGGCGCCCTGGTCGGCATGCAGGCCATCGTGCTGAACAACGCCGTGATCGGTCGCAACTGCCTGATCGGCGCCGGCGCCATCATCCCCGAGGACAGGGTCATTCCCGACAATTCGCTGGTCATCGGCATCGGCAAGATCGTCCGCGAACTGTCCCCCGAGGAAATCGCCGGACTGCACAAGAACACCGCGCACTACGTGGCGCGCGGCCAACACTACCGGACCGCGCTCAAGCGGATCGGCTGA
- a CDS encoding acyl-CoA synthetase — translation MNDQYQALYQTFRWLVPTQFNIAEACCHRWASSSPDARRIAIYYEDEAGNREVWTYARLAEAANQLANGLIKMGVNRGDRVGVVLGQRPETVVAHMAIYSVGAVVLPLSALFGPEALETRLRDSETRVAIVDHASSANLLAVSDHCPAQQQIIGIGFADERVLPWRSLLARQPSEFKPVPTRSSDPAILLYTSGTTGAPKGALLPHSALIGNLPGFVASQDWFPKPADVFWSPADWAWTGGMMDALLPTLYFGHPIVGTRGRFSAERAFELMERYQVTNTFLFPTALKMMMKAVPDPRSHYQLALRAIMSAGESVGETVFGWCEKALGITPNEMFGQTEMNYLVGNSNKRWPAKAGSMGRPYPGHRVAVLDEHGEPAPTGEVGEVALNRLDIHGYPDPVLFLGYWRNEAATQAKFKGDWCLTGDLASIDADGYLWYAGRADDVFKSAGYRIGPGEIESCLLGHPAVANAAVVPKPDPQRGAVVKAYVVLTPEFAQRDRQDIIENLQEHVRERLAPYEYPKEIEFVDELPMTTTGKILRRLLRQREADRALAASKGSA, via the coding sequence ATGAACGACCAATATCAGGCGCTCTACCAAACTTTCCGCTGGCTGGTGCCTACCCAGTTCAACATCGCGGAAGCGTGCTGCCACCGCTGGGCATCCAGCAGTCCGGATGCGCGGCGCATCGCCATCTACTACGAAGATGAAGCGGGCAATCGCGAGGTCTGGACCTATGCCCGACTGGCCGAAGCCGCCAATCAGCTGGCCAATGGCCTGATCAAGATGGGCGTGAATCGCGGCGACCGGGTCGGTGTTGTATTGGGGCAACGGCCCGAAACCGTCGTGGCCCACATGGCGATCTACAGCGTCGGCGCGGTGGTGCTGCCCCTGTCGGCGCTGTTCGGCCCCGAGGCCCTGGAGACCCGGCTGCGCGACTCCGAGACCCGCGTCGCCATCGTCGACCACGCCTCCAGCGCCAACCTGCTGGCCGTCAGCGACCACTGTCCCGCCCAGCAACAGATCATCGGCATCGGCTTCGCCGACGAGCGGGTGCTGCCGTGGCGCAGCCTGCTGGCCCGCCAGCCTTCCGAATTCAAGCCCGTTCCGACCCGCTCGTCGGACCCGGCCATCCTGCTCTATACCTCCGGCACCACCGGCGCGCCCAAGGGCGCCCTGCTGCCGCACAGCGCGCTGATCGGCAACCTGCCCGGCTTCGTCGCCTCGCAGGACTGGTTCCCCAAGCCCGCCGACGTCTTCTGGTCGCCGGCGGACTGGGCCTGGACCGGCGGCATGATGGACGCGCTGCTGCCCACCCTCTATTTCGGTCATCCCATCGTCGGCACCCGCGGCCGCTTCTCGGCCGAGCGCGCCTTCGAGCTGATGGAGCGCTACCAGGTCACCAACACCTTCCTGTTCCCGACCGCCCTGAAGATGATGATGAAGGCGGTGCCTGACCCGCGCAGCCACTATCAGCTGGCGCTGCGCGCCATCATGAGCGCCGGCGAAAGCGTGGGCGAGACGGTGTTCGGCTGGTGCGAGAAGGCGCTGGGCATCACGCCCAACGAGATGTTCGGCCAGACCGAGATGAACTACCTGGTGGGCAACAGCAACAAGCGTTGGCCCGCCAAGGCCGGCAGCATGGGCCGGCCCTACCCCGGCCACCGCGTGGCGGTGCTGGACGAGCACGGCGAGCCCGCTCCCACCGGCGAAGTCGGCGAGGTCGCGCTCAACCGGCTGGACATCCACGGCTATCCCGATCCGGTGCTGTTCCTGGGCTACTGGCGCAACGAGGCCGCCACGCAGGCCAAGTTCAAGGGCGACTGGTGCCTGACCGGCGACCTGGCCAGCATCGACGCCGACGGCTACCTCTGGTACGCCGGCCGCGCGGACGACGTGTTCAAGTCGGCCGGCTACCGCATCGGCCCGGGCGAGATCGAAAGCTGCCTGCTCGGCCATCCGGCCGTGGCCAATGCGGCTGTCGTGCCCAAGCCCGACCCCCAGCGCGGCGCCGTGGTGAAGGCCTATGTGGTGCTGACCCCCGAATTTGCCCAGCGCGACCGCCAGGACATCATCGAGAACCTGCAGGAACATGTGCGCGAGCGCCTGGCGCCATACGAGTACCCCAAGGAAATCGAGTTCGTCGACGAACTGCCCATGACCACCACCGGCAAGATCCTGCGCCGCCTGCTGCGCCAGCGCGAGGCGGACCGAGCCCTGGCGGCCAGCAAGGGCTCGGCCTAG
- a CDS encoding UDP-2,3-diacylglucosamine diphosphatase — protein sequence MTTAPMEATVNEIRPAHWRALWISDIHLGTAGCKAEFLLDFLEHNDSDTLYLVGDIVDGWQLRKHWHWPRAHNDVIQRILRKARNGTRVVFIPGNHDEFAREFCGFAFGDIEILDEDVHVTAKGLRLLVLHGDQFDGVIQHSRWLAHLGDGLYQLALWLNHHFNRLRHRMGLHYWSLSQYLKHKVKNAVSFITDFEEALAGEARRRGLDGVVCGHIHKAELRDVGGILYCNDGDWVESLSALAETHDGQLQLLDWAAIQAEHQAGRQADPSSRKPRSLSLPALPSALRRQGKHP from the coding sequence ATGACGACAGCCCCCATGGAAGCAACCGTGAACGAAATCCGCCCCGCCCACTGGCGCGCTCTCTGGATTTCCGATATTCACCTGGGCACTGCCGGGTGCAAAGCGGAATTCCTGCTCGATTTCCTGGAGCACAACGATTCCGACACCCTTTACCTGGTGGGGGACATCGTCGACGGCTGGCAGCTGCGCAAGCATTGGCACTGGCCGCGCGCGCACAACGACGTGATCCAGCGCATCCTGCGCAAGGCCCGCAACGGCACCCGCGTGGTCTTCATCCCCGGCAACCATGACGAATTCGCCCGCGAGTTCTGCGGCTTTGCCTTCGGCGACATCGAGATCCTGGACGAAGACGTGCACGTGACGGCCAAGGGCCTGCGCCTGCTGGTGCTGCATGGCGACCAGTTCGACGGGGTGATCCAGCACAGCCGCTGGCTGGCGCACCTGGGCGACGGGCTGTATCAGCTGGCGCTGTGGCTCAACCATCACTTCAACCGGCTGCGCCACCGCATGGGGCTGCACTACTGGTCGCTGTCCCAGTACCTGAAGCACAAGGTCAAGAACGCCGTGTCCTTCATCACCGACTTCGAGGAAGCGCTGGCCGGCGAGGCGCGCCGGCGCGGCCTGGACGGCGTGGTCTGCGGACACATCCACAAGGCCGAACTGCGCGACGTGGGCGGCATCCTGTACTGCAACGACGGCGACTGGGTGGAAAGCCTGTCGGCGCTGGCGGAAACCCACGACGGCCAGCTGCAGCTGCTGGACTGGGCCGCCATCCAGGCCGAGCATCAGGCCGGGCGCCAGGCCGATCCGTCCAGCCGCAAGCCGCGCTCGCTATCGCTGCCGGCGCTGCCGTCGGCGCTGCGCCGCCAGGGCAAACACCCGTGA
- a CDS encoding site-2 protease family protein, giving the protein MKVLLLLLSGFKYLKFGKLLATGGSMLLSVAAYAWVFGWRYAAGFVLLLLVHELGHYVAARQRGLEVGAPVFIPFVGAWIQLKDQPLNADTEAYVGLGGPFAGTLASLACYFAARDTGSDLLLALSYAGFFINLFNLIPLSPFDGGRITAVLSPRVWLAGVPVLVALFFWRPSPMLILVAVLAFPNVVRAFKYDPTLPENQAYYGTTLENKLAYGSAYLALVGLLAVMAHDVHEMLAGLR; this is encoded by the coding sequence GTGAAAGTCCTGCTGTTGCTGCTGTCGGGCTTCAAGTACCTGAAGTTCGGCAAGCTGCTGGCCACCGGCGGCTCCATGCTGCTGTCGGTGGCGGCCTATGCCTGGGTGTTCGGCTGGCGCTACGCCGCCGGCTTCGTGCTGCTGCTCCTGGTGCACGAGCTGGGCCACTACGTGGCGGCGCGCCAGCGCGGCCTGGAAGTGGGCGCGCCCGTGTTCATTCCTTTCGTGGGCGCCTGGATCCAGCTGAAGGACCAGCCGCTGAACGCCGACACCGAGGCCTATGTGGGGCTGGGCGGACCCTTCGCGGGCACGCTGGCCTCGCTGGCCTGCTACTTCGCCGCGCGCGACACGGGCAGCGACCTGCTGCTGGCGCTGTCCTACGCCGGCTTCTTCATCAATCTCTTCAACCTGATCCCGCTGTCGCCGTTCGACGGCGGCCGCATCACGGCCGTGCTGTCGCCCCGAGTCTGGCTGGCGGGCGTGCCGGTGCTGGTGGCGCTGTTCTTCTGGCGGCCCAGCCCCATGCTGATCCTGGTCGCCGTGCTCGCCTTCCCGAACGTGGTGCGCGCCTTCAAGTACGACCCGACCCTGCCGGAAAACCAGGCCTATTACGGCACCACGCTGGAAAACAAGCTCGCCTACGGCAGCGCCTACCTGGCGCTGGTGGGGCTGCTGGCGGTCATGGCGCACGACGTGCACGAAATGCTCGCGGGACTGCGCTAG
- a CDS encoding DUF2167 domain-containing protein encodes MRALLSRLTLAASALFFLPWAHAQNADARKEIEAASQAALSAAQQGPAEVKLGGQAVLKLPDNMMFVPRLQADRLMAAYGNGKDPSLLGVVLPKGDEDDWLITVNFEKTGYIKDDDARNWNVGELLDSLREGTKQSNVERVKRGFPELLIDGWVEAPKYDSKTQRLVWSVAAKHKDDGAQSDPTVNYNTYALGREGYITLDLITQQSQVPKDKGAVLALLNNIDYVEGKRYADFNSSTDKVAEYGLAALVAGVAAKKLGLFAVIGAFLLKFAKVGLIAVAALGGGIWSRLRRKKADPAGPGQQ; translated from the coding sequence ATGCGCGCCCTACTCTCCCGCCTGACGCTGGCCGCCAGCGCCCTGTTCTTCCTGCCGTGGGCGCATGCCCAGAACGCCGACGCCCGCAAGGAAATCGAAGCCGCCTCGCAGGCCGCGCTTTCCGCCGCCCAGCAAGGCCCCGCCGAAGTGAAGCTCGGCGGCCAGGCCGTGCTCAAGCTGCCCGACAACATGATGTTCGTGCCGCGCCTGCAGGCCGACCGCCTGATGGCGGCCTATGGCAACGGCAAGGATCCCAGCCTGCTGGGCGTGGTGCTGCCCAAGGGGGACGAGGACGACTGGCTGATCACCGTCAACTTCGAGAAGACCGGCTACATCAAGGACGACGACGCCCGCAACTGGAACGTCGGCGAGCTGCTGGACAGCCTGCGCGAAGGCACCAAGCAATCCAACGTCGAGCGCGTCAAGCGCGGCTTCCCCGAGCTGCTGATCGACGGCTGGGTCGAGGCGCCCAAGTACGACAGCAAAACGCAGCGGCTGGTGTGGTCCGTGGCCGCCAAGCACAAGGACGACGGCGCGCAGAGCGACCCGACGGTCAACTACAACACCTACGCCCTGGGCCGCGAAGGCTACATCACGCTGGACCTGATCACGCAGCAAAGCCAGGTGCCGAAGGACAAGGGCGCCGTGCTGGCCCTGCTGAACAACATCGATTACGTCGAAGGCAAGCGCTACGCCGACTTCAACTCCTCGACCGACAAGGTCGCCGAGTACGGCCTGGCCGCGCTGGTGGCCGGCGTGGCGGCGAAGAAGCTGGGTCTGTTCGCGGTCATCGGCGCCTTCCTGCTGAAGTTCGCCAAGGTCGGCCTCATCGCCGTTGCCGCGCTGGGCGGCGGCATCTGGTCGCGCCTGCGCCGCAAGAAGGCGGATCCCGCCGGCCCGGGCCAGCAGTGA
- a CDS encoding RDD family protein, producing the protein MTPDASPDQTPNRLRRFACMMYEAVLLFGVVFLAGYLMDTLTQSRNALELRPLRQAWLFVAIGAYFVLCWRRRGQTLPMKTWNIQLVGRDGQPPSVPLLMLRYILAWPLVLAGAALVWLAARYTGWPSMDMFIVAAPFMIFIWTWIDRDGQFLHDRILGTRLRNAPPRAKPGRPENSAARAVK; encoded by the coding sequence ATGACGCCCGACGCCTCCCCAGACCAGACTCCCAACCGGCTGCGCCGGTTCGCGTGCATGATGTACGAAGCCGTGCTGCTGTTCGGCGTGGTGTTCCTGGCGGGCTATCTGATGGATACGCTGACCCAGAGCCGCAATGCGCTGGAACTGCGCCCGCTCCGGCAAGCCTGGCTGTTCGTGGCGATCGGCGCCTACTTCGTGCTGTGCTGGCGCCGCCGGGGCCAGACGCTGCCCATGAAGACCTGGAACATCCAGCTGGTCGGCCGCGACGGCCAGCCACCCTCCGTGCCGCTGCTGATGCTGCGCTACATCCTCGCCTGGCCCCTGGTGCTGGCGGGCGCCGCCCTGGTCTGGCTGGCGGCGCGCTACACGGGCTGGCCGTCCATGGACATGTTCATCGTCGCAGCCCCCTTCATGATTTTCATCTGGACCTGGATCGACCGCGACGGCCAGTTCCTGCATGACCGGATCCTGGGCACGCGCCTGCGCAACGCGCCCCCGCGCGCCAAGCCCGGGCGTCCGGAAAATAGCGCCGCCAGGGCCGTCAAGTAA